In Brachypodium distachyon strain Bd21 chromosome 5, Brachypodium_distachyon_v3.0, whole genome shotgun sequence, the genomic window TTGATCGACATTCCGAACTGGGTATGCTGAAAGCAGATCCATCACACGACTATCAGCGAGGTTGGACACTAGTTTCTCGTTCCAAACGATACGGCAGCTAATTACCTGCTGAACTAGAAGGTGCACCAGGACGCCGGCGTCGCTCTGCCCGTCTTCGACCAGGTCATCCAGGCGCAGCTGCCGGAGCGTCAGGTCGAAGTCGCTGCTCCACTGATCCCCTCCCCCGCGCGAGGTTCCCACGGACACCAGGCTCTGCCGCGCGCCGGTTCCCCTCCGGCGGCTCCTCTTCAGGCTCTGGATGATAAGCAGCAGATGATGGGATGAGCAACTGCTGGCcatccaaattttgagaaCGCAGTCCACGATATTCCTACCATATTCAATATTCACCTGTGTAACTTGGACCTTTTTCGGTGACTCGACGAGGTAATCGTCATCGGTTGGAGGCTGCGCGTGAACGGCAAAGCTTCTGCGTCTGCCGTTGTTCCTGCTGCCTGCTGCAGGGAGCTGCGTCGTGGTCGGATTACGCAGCAGCCTCAGCGCAGGGCTGCAGGCTCTCTCCATGGTGTCGAGTCGAGAGTCGAGAGTCCAGAGTCCAGAGCAGAGCTTCGATCGGCTATGCTGCATGCCGAGGGCAATGGAGTTCTGGAGAGTGCAGAGACACGATTACCTTATCCTTTTGCTCCACCGTGGGCCGTGGCGTCAGTGATGTGTGGTTCTGGATTGCTCTTGCGTGTTCGATCTACGTGCGTGACAGTTGCTGAACCACACACACCCTGCTCTCCAATGCCTGACGAGCTTTATTCGAGAGAGATAAAAGGCCGAACAGCAGCCTGACCCAGCCCAATTCATGTCAACCTTATGATTTAGGAAGAAGCTAAGCGTGCCATTTTTTAGATCAATCGTCTACGACGAGAGTTCAACTCCTTCATGATCCTGACCCCTGACTCCCTGAGCATCCACCAGGACATGTCAAAATTGGAGGACAGAATGCACGGTCAGGACCGATCTCGATCGATTCCGGTCCCTGACACTTCACGAACGAGTACCGTCGAAAACATAGGGGGCAGACTGGCAGATCCAGGATCCAGCTGCGCTTGCCCCGTGCCTGCAAACACATGGAAAACGCACGCGCTTCCGCCGTCGTGTCGACCCAGTGGGCATCGTCTGCTCGCATCACCATCGGCTGCTCCGCACTACCACAGCCAGCCAGCTCTGGTTTTGCCATTCCGGCGCCTCGGTGctcctctccttccttttTAGAACCGGATATCTTTGGTGCTCATCGATCTGGTTCTTCCTTTCTGCTTTTCGGCCTTCAGGAATGCTAACTCGTCACTTTTCAGGCGTGTGCGATAGACTGCCTCCATGGACGGCGTTTCCACGTGCGAGCAATCCCATATATCTCATCCACGCAGAGACCAACTAGCccgagcaaaaaaaaacacaataatCTACACGAAATTTGCACCAACCAACAgttcgaagaaaaaaaaatcaataccGTCGTTGCTAAAAAAGATCTCAATACAAAGTCGCAAGGGGCCTTAGGTTAACACGCCTTTTACTTTATGGACCCGCGGAATGGATCGATATGTGCGATGTCATGTGCAACTAATGTGATGGTTGTATGGCCAATCCAAAGACCCGGATTGACGAAAACTCATCTGAAGTAAGAACCATAAAGTTTGGTTGCTGTTCACGTCGTTGCCTAACATCGTTTCCCACTGGGACTGGGGTGAATCAAATTGGTTGGACTAAACGTGCCTTTTTAtacattttgttttattgcaCATGCCTTTGCTAGCAAAGGACTAAACATGCCGGTATGTGAGTGCCTTACGTCGCATTGCGTATTCCATTGTAAACCTAAATTAATTACTGTGCTTGGTTCGATCAGAAAGTAAGTCGATTTTGAGCTAAGCTataaaatttctaaaataGTACTATAACCtattccctctgttcctaaattcttgtcgtagTTTTACTGCAAATCTGAACTAAAACCGTGACAATAATTTAGTAACGGGGTGAGTAGATTTTAATGCATTTTTGGGTAGTGGTTATATTTTGAGGGTTCGGAAAattagaaaggaaaaaaacatggaTGTTGGAAAAGGTACGGAGTTGTAGCCGTCAAATTTTACACATGACAGGAATAGTCATATTTTCTGTGAGTTTTTGTAGGTTCTCAATCTGTGATTCATgaaagagaaatcaagtatTTTGCAAACCTTGAAGTGCAAAACAACCATAAATATCCGGGATAAATTTGGAGAGGttccaaaaagaaataaaacgTGGCATTGCATAATTAGCATAAACCTTGGAAGTGCAACGCATGATCTAGTAGGAAAAAATATTGACCGATGACCTTGACTTAGATGTCTCTAAAACGTTGCATTGCAAAATTAACATATTATAAAGACTGTTACTTTATgggttttgcttttgctttgcaGCTTTCGTACTCTGAACCTTAGAAAGCGGCCGTGAATATGTGAATGCTAAactaaagtactccctctgtccggAATTAcctgtcgaaatattacatgtatctagatactttttacacatagatacatccatatttggacaaatttgagacaagtaataccggtcgtagagggagtagttaaaaTACAACAAATTTGTATACACATAAGTAAGTAGCACATCAtcattttttaacaaaaaagcATTTCTGCTTGGCTTAGTATATCACCATTCTCTTTGAATTATAAGCAGCATTAAGTGCCAAATTAACCtcgagaaaagaagaagaaggagaaaaattCCTAAAAAGTCTCCTAGTAGACCGTGGATTTTGGTGTCCCAAGATTCTTACAAAGTTGGTGGCACGAAATTGTTAACAAGAGGATACTAAATACTAATATTGTATGAgaaatatttgtttttgattttgagatgttacaTTTGCTAGTGTGAAATTTAGCATAcatcattttgaatttttgataGGGTTTTAGGTTTTACACTTGATTCTTATCACATCTCAGCATATAGCATTTTAAGGGAGACAATTAGGCCTTGGTGTTTCActcaatatttttgtttgctgcCGCAACTTCTATCTGACAGTTGCAGTCTTGGGTGATTTGTAACTAAAAGTTattgttttcattttattttgatcgTTGTAGTTTTGAACTTATGATGTGGGCATGCCTTCTTGCTAGCAATAGGAGGCAAGACATGTTAAGTTTTCGTTAAGACGACAAGACTTTGATAAAGATTTACTATGTCAATATGTATCTTACGTGATATGAAGTTGGTATCGTTAGATTTGTTATCAAAAGTATTGACTAGTAGTTTCTTTTGTTACCAGAAGTATCGTTAGATTTGTTATCAGAAGTATTTACTAGTAGTTGTGGTTTCATATCTGACATGTCAAGTTGAGTAATCATAATACACTTAGTTTGGTTCAACATGTTAATACAATACACACGAACAATGATCGCTACAATGTGCTATACATCTGCATCGACAACCGGTAGTCCCTCTTAATTTCGCTCACGAAGGACTTGACTTTCCTCTGTGCCAAACACCTGGCTTCAGCAGCCAGGACTTTCTCCCTCAGCACGTCCATCTTCTCCTGCAAGTGTCTCCCTTCCTTGCCTTCCATGATCCTCTCGATGCAGCCCTTCACCTCGTCTCTGCTCATGCCGCGGAGCTTGATCCCGATCTCCCACACCCCGGTAATGTAGGCACAGTTGATGAACTGGTCGCCGGAGACGGGGCAGCACAGGAGGCGCACCCCGTGCTGGATGGCCTCGACGGTGGAGTTCCAGCCGCAGTGCGTGAGGTAGCAGCCGACGGACCCGTGCGTGAGCACCTCCTGCTGCGGCGCCCAGTCCACCACCTTgccccggccggcggcggcgaccctcTCGGCGTAGCGGTCGGGGAGGCCGGCCCGCCAGGAAGGGTCCTTCTTGAGCGCCCACAAAAAGGGCCGGCCCGTGGCCTCCAGGCCCAGCGCGAGCTCgcggaccttctcgggcccgATCGGCCCGACCCAGCTGCCGAACGAGACGTACACCACTGACCCCGCACGTTGCCTGTCCAGCCAGCTGACGCACGTCGAGTCTGCCTTCCACATGCTGATGCTGGAGCGCTGCTTCTTCGTGATGCACGGTTGTTGCGGCGGCAGGCTCGGTGCCACGGCCCCGTCGCCTAATTTGTTGCCCTCGGCGTCGGCCGCTAGCAACGGCCCCACGGGGAAAATCCGCGTTGGGTAGTGCAGCTGGCCGTCGTTTGTGGCGTCGACGGTAGTGCTGCCGGACTCGTCGGGGAAGGAATTGACGAGGAGCGAGCGGAAGCTCCTTGCGCGGTGCAAGGCCTGGCGCCAGAACGCGAACCTCGACTTCTGGGTGGCCGAATCGCCTACGAGCCACGGCAGTTCGTCCGGCCGCAGTTCCACATTTCCCGGGAGGATCAGCTCCTGGCCgatctcgtcgtcgtcgagagGGGTACCTACAGTTTGTATATGAATATAATCAACGGTTGGATAACAAAAAATTAATCCTCGATTATCTATCTACAGAGCTCCCGATGATAAAAGACACGTGCGTATGCACTCGTGCCGACACGGTGTGCGCTACACACTCTAGACCAGCCTAGACCAGCCTCTCGAAACGTACACAAACCCGTACGGGTTGAAGGTAGTAGTACAACTTTTGAGTTTGAGCCCACGTACCATCTCACCCGGTGTACGTGATTGGTGGTGTTTTAACCATGCACCCCCAAAGGGTCGAAGTCGAATCGTCCGACCGATCTACCAAAGGACCAAGTTGGCAAACGCAGTCAGATCGCTAGCTTCGTACGTATACTTGCTTCTCGATCCATCGACCGATTGACTGGTCAGGCCAAGTCGAAGTACGTGCACTTCCCGGCTTGCTGTGTTGCACGTACAGTACTCTGCTACTCCATAATCGGAAAGAGTACTTCTTTCCAGTTCTCTATATGGAAAAAGTTGCACCGTGCTGCACGTGCCACAAGGCCCCACGTACGTACGCTTTGGTGTCTGTTTCATACTTTCATGCAATAGCTCGTACGTGCCATGGCGAAGAAAAGGACATGGTTCCTTgttggaagaaaaaagaagaagcttatGTTCCAAAGACCCGTGTGACCGTGGATCGATCCAGTCTCTAGCTAGAGCTCAGGCGGCCGGTGCATATAGACCTCCTTAAGATCTTTCGAAGACGACCCAAACCTTAATTAATTAGTCGTC contains:
- the LOC100827028 gene encoding large ribosomal RNA subunit accumulation protein YCED homolog 2, chloroplastic, giving the protein MQHSRSKLCSGLWTLDSRLDTMERACSPALRLLRNPTTTQLPAAGSRNNGRRRSFAVHAQPPTDDDYLVESPKKVQVTQSLKRSRRRGTGARQSLVSVGTSRGGGDQWSSDFDLTLRQLRLDDLVEDGQSDAGVLVHLLVQQHTQFGMSIKGRVVTSFRKICDSCSNPYCTKIDEHFNITVLSSSRKDQSGMPELGDSDPSVIFVKPGTEIDIDSAIQETIRLTASAKSSCSEACEKSTVVWKYGGNQKKSYSRRWSKLLDLKKTLDKAAN
- the LOC100828056 gene encoding UDP-glycosyltransferase 82A1, yielding MGAEAIRPAVFLVPFPAQGHVTPMLHLARALAAHGVDATVAVPDFIYRRIAGTMTVDSDGSTTDDESARVALTCIPSGVVVEDGDEPPGFADFAHAMEHHMPAHLERLLARERAATGRRAACVVVDVLASWAVPVAARCGVPAAGFWPAMLASYRVVAAIPEFMEKGFISESGTPLDDDEIGQELILPGNVELRPDELPWLVGDSATQKSRFAFWRQALHRARSFRSLLVNSFPDESGSTTVDATNDGQLHYPTRIFPVGPLLAADAEGNKLGDGAVAPSLPPQQPCITKKQRSSISMWKADSTCVSWLDRQRAGSVVYVSFGSWVGPIGPEKVRELALGLEATGRPFLWALKKDPSWRAGLPDRYAERVAAAGRGKVVDWAPQQEVLTHGSVGCYLTHCGWNSTVEAIQHGVRLLCCPVSGDQFINCAYITGVWEIGIKLRGMSRDEVKGCIERIMEGKEGRHLQEKMDVLREKVLAAEARCLAQRKVKSFVSEIKRDYRLSMQMYSTL